A window of Phyllopteryx taeniolatus isolate TA_2022b chromosome 19, UOR_Ptae_1.2, whole genome shotgun sequence contains these coding sequences:
- the LOC133469785 gene encoding transforming growth factor beta-1-induced transcript 1 protein-like isoform X2, with product MRSYCSQTIAPVRITHTHTRAHAHAHTGSKLGCSTMEDLGVPEPLNYPLSPRIVVFDALLADLENTGSPLARCPVLLTSDPPIHADPAKQNPAEARPPPPAYTPQQTVSAAMKTSQNSNPDKLYSTVCKSRSPRSADPPPPPPPPPAFSSSSLLGGGLSELDHLLQELNATQFNITDEILAQFPTSKDDKIKDKDYTVSNSAKPSATSATLELDKLMASLSDFRVQSTPAVAVSPVITTTTATTAAITPQQQQPVSPQASSGGSLDSMLGLLQSDLSRQGVQTSSKGNCSACQKPVVGQVVTALGKVWHPEHFVCTECETELGSRNFFEKDGRPYCESDYFALFSPHCAHCNKPILNKMVTALDKNWHPECFCCVKCGRTFGEEGFHDREGQQYCQQCFLTLFASRCQGCSQPILENYISALNSLWHPQCFVCRECYSPFVNGSFFEHEGKPLCEAHYHQSRGSVCQACQQPILGRCVTAMGAKFHPHHLVCHFCLKPLSKGCFKEQENKPYCHPCFIKLFG from the exons ATGAGAAGTTATTGCAGCCAGACAATAGCGCCAGTccgtattacacacacacacacgcgcgcacacgcgcacgcacacacaggatCCAAGCTGGGGTGTTCCACCATGGAGGATTTGG GAGTGCCTGAGCCACTTAACTACCCTCTCAGTCCTCGTATTGTTGTCTTTG ACGCGCTCCTCGCTGATTTGGAGAACACCGGCTCCCCTCTCGCTCGTTGCCCGGTCCTCCTAACATCAGATCCGCCAATACACGCCGATCCGGCCAAGCAGAACCCTGCCGAGGCCCGGCCGCCGCCACCCGCCTACACCCCACAGCAG ACAGTTTCTGCCGCCATGAAGACCTCCCAAAATTCCAACCCAGACAAACTGTACAG CACAGTGTGTAAATCCCGCTCTCCCCGCTCAGCtgatcctcctcctccccctcctcctcctccagcctTCTCCTCCTCATCACTACTCGGAGGAGGTCTGAGTGAACTGGACCATCTGCTGCAGGAGCTGAACGCCACGCAGTTCAACATCACAg ATGAGATCCTGGCCCAGTTTCCCACTTCTAAAGATGACAAGATAAAAGATAAGGACTACACCGTTTCCAA CTCTGCAAAACCTTCAGCGACATCCGCCACGCTGGAGTTGGACAAACTGATGGCGTCTCTCTCCGACTTCCGTGTTCAAAGCACA CCGGCTGTGGCCGTCAGTCCAGTGATTacgacaacaacagcaacaacggCAGCAATAAcaccgcagcagcagcagccggtcTCTCCACAagcttcatcgggcggctcgtTGGACAGCATGCTGGGGCTCCTCCAATCAGACTTGAGCCGACAAGGGGTTCAAACATCCTCCAAAGGAAACTGTTCAGCCTGTCAGAAACCGGTCGTGGGACAG GTGGTGACGGCCCTGGGCAAGGTGTGGCACCCCGAGCACTTCGTGTGCACAGAATGCGAGACAGAGTTGGGCAGCCGCAACTTCTTCGAGAAGGACGGGCGGCCGTACTGCGAGTCCGACTACTTCGCGCTCTTTTCCCCTCACTGCGCGCACTGCAACAAGCCCATACTAAAT AAAATGGTGACTGCCTTGGACAAGAACTGGCACCCTGAGTGTTTCTGCTGCGTCAAGTGCGGCCGCACGTTTGGCGAGGAAG GCTTCCACGACCGCGAGGGCCAGCAGTACTGCCAGCAGTGCTTCCTGACTTTGTTCGCCTCTCGCTGTCAAGGCTGCAGCCAGCCCATCCTGGAAAACTACATCTCAGCCCTCAACTCTCTGTGGCACCCACAGTGTTTCGTATGCAGG GAGTGTTACAGCCCCTTCGTCAACGGCAGCTTCTTCGAGCACGAGGGCAAGCCGCTGTGTGAGGCCCACTACCATCAGTCGCGGGGCAGCGTGTGCCAGGCGTGCCAGCAGCCCATCCTGGGTCGCTGCGTCACCGCCATGGGAGCCAAGTTCCACCCCCACCACCTGGTGTGCCACTTCTGCCTGAAGCCGTTGAGCAAAGGCTGCTTCAAGGAGCAGGAGAACAAGCCCTACTGCCACCCGTGCTTCATCAAGCTCTTCGGCTGA
- the LOC133469785 gene encoding transforming growth factor beta-1-induced transcript 1 protein-like isoform X3, with product MRSYCSQTIAPVRITHTHTRAHAHAHTGSKLGCSTMEDLDSIESRLFHTDALLADLENTGSPLARCPVLLTSDPPIHADPAKQNPAEARPPPPAYTPQQTVSAAMKTSQNSNPDKLYSTVCKSRSPRSADPPPPPPPPPAFSSSSLLGGGLSELDHLLQELNATQFNITDEILAQFPTSKDDKIKDKDYTVSNSAKPSATSATLELDKLMASLSDFRVQSTPAVAVSPVITTTTATTAAITPQQQQPVSPQASSGGSLDSMLGLLQSDLSRQGVQTSSKGNCSACQKPVVGQVVTALGKVWHPEHFVCTECETELGSRNFFEKDGRPYCESDYFALFSPHCAHCNKPILNKMVTALDKNWHPECFCCVKCGRTFGEEGFHDREGQQYCQQCFLTLFASRCQGCSQPILENYISALNSLWHPQCFVCRECYSPFVNGSFFEHEGKPLCEAHYHQSRGSVCQACQQPILGRCVTAMGAKFHPHHLVCHFCLKPLSKGCFKEQENKPYCHPCFIKLFG from the exons ATGAGAAGTTATTGCAGCCAGACAATAGCGCCAGTccgtattacacacacacacacgcgcgcacacgcgcacgcacacacaggatCCAAGCTGGGGTGTTCCACCATGGAGGATTTGG ATTCAATAGAGTCGCGACTCTTCCACACAGACGCGCTCCTCGCTGATTTGGAGAACACCGGCTCCCCTCTCGCTCGTTGCCCGGTCCTCCTAACATCAGATCCGCCAATACACGCCGATCCGGCCAAGCAGAACCCTGCCGAGGCCCGGCCGCCGCCACCCGCCTACACCCCACAGCAG ACAGTTTCTGCCGCCATGAAGACCTCCCAAAATTCCAACCCAGACAAACTGTACAG CACAGTGTGTAAATCCCGCTCTCCCCGCTCAGCtgatcctcctcctccccctcctcctcctccagcctTCTCCTCCTCATCACTACTCGGAGGAGGTCTGAGTGAACTGGACCATCTGCTGCAGGAGCTGAACGCCACGCAGTTCAACATCACAg ATGAGATCCTGGCCCAGTTTCCCACTTCTAAAGATGACAAGATAAAAGATAAGGACTACACCGTTTCCAA CTCTGCAAAACCTTCAGCGACATCCGCCACGCTGGAGTTGGACAAACTGATGGCGTCTCTCTCCGACTTCCGTGTTCAAAGCACA CCGGCTGTGGCCGTCAGTCCAGTGATTacgacaacaacagcaacaacggCAGCAATAAcaccgcagcagcagcagccggtcTCTCCACAagcttcatcgggcggctcgtTGGACAGCATGCTGGGGCTCCTCCAATCAGACTTGAGCCGACAAGGGGTTCAAACATCCTCCAAAGGAAACTGTTCAGCCTGTCAGAAACCGGTCGTGGGACAG GTGGTGACGGCCCTGGGCAAGGTGTGGCACCCCGAGCACTTCGTGTGCACAGAATGCGAGACAGAGTTGGGCAGCCGCAACTTCTTCGAGAAGGACGGGCGGCCGTACTGCGAGTCCGACTACTTCGCGCTCTTTTCCCCTCACTGCGCGCACTGCAACAAGCCCATACTAAAT AAAATGGTGACTGCCTTGGACAAGAACTGGCACCCTGAGTGTTTCTGCTGCGTCAAGTGCGGCCGCACGTTTGGCGAGGAAG GCTTCCACGACCGCGAGGGCCAGCAGTACTGCCAGCAGTGCTTCCTGACTTTGTTCGCCTCTCGCTGTCAAGGCTGCAGCCAGCCCATCCTGGAAAACTACATCTCAGCCCTCAACTCTCTGTGGCACCCACAGTGTTTCGTATGCAGG GAGTGTTACAGCCCCTTCGTCAACGGCAGCTTCTTCGAGCACGAGGGCAAGCCGCTGTGTGAGGCCCACTACCATCAGTCGCGGGGCAGCGTGTGCCAGGCGTGCCAGCAGCCCATCCTGGGTCGCTGCGTCACCGCCATGGGAGCCAAGTTCCACCCCCACCACCTGGTGTGCCACTTCTGCCTGAAGCCGTTGAGCAAAGGCTGCTTCAAGGAGCAGGAGAACAAGCCCTACTGCCACCCGTGCTTCATCAAGCTCTTCGGCTGA
- the LOC133469785 gene encoding transforming growth factor beta-1-induced transcript 1 protein-like isoform X1, with amino-acid sequence MRSYCSQTIAPVRITHTHTRAHAHAHTGSKLGCSTMEDLGVPEPLNYPLSPRIVVFDSIESRLFHTDALLADLENTGSPLARCPVLLTSDPPIHADPAKQNPAEARPPPPAYTPQQTVSAAMKTSQNSNPDKLYSTVCKSRSPRSADPPPPPPPPPAFSSSSLLGGGLSELDHLLQELNATQFNITDEILAQFPTSKDDKIKDKDYTVSNSAKPSATSATLELDKLMASLSDFRVQSTPAVAVSPVITTTTATTAAITPQQQQPVSPQASSGGSLDSMLGLLQSDLSRQGVQTSSKGNCSACQKPVVGQVVTALGKVWHPEHFVCTECETELGSRNFFEKDGRPYCESDYFALFSPHCAHCNKPILNKMVTALDKNWHPECFCCVKCGRTFGEEGFHDREGQQYCQQCFLTLFASRCQGCSQPILENYISALNSLWHPQCFVCRECYSPFVNGSFFEHEGKPLCEAHYHQSRGSVCQACQQPILGRCVTAMGAKFHPHHLVCHFCLKPLSKGCFKEQENKPYCHPCFIKLFG; translated from the exons ATGAGAAGTTATTGCAGCCAGACAATAGCGCCAGTccgtattacacacacacacacgcgcgcacacgcgcacgcacacacaggatCCAAGCTGGGGTGTTCCACCATGGAGGATTTGG GAGTGCCTGAGCCACTTAACTACCCTCTCAGTCCTCGTATTGTTGTCTTTG ATTCAATAGAGTCGCGACTCTTCCACACAGACGCGCTCCTCGCTGATTTGGAGAACACCGGCTCCCCTCTCGCTCGTTGCCCGGTCCTCCTAACATCAGATCCGCCAATACACGCCGATCCGGCCAAGCAGAACCCTGCCGAGGCCCGGCCGCCGCCACCCGCCTACACCCCACAGCAG ACAGTTTCTGCCGCCATGAAGACCTCCCAAAATTCCAACCCAGACAAACTGTACAG CACAGTGTGTAAATCCCGCTCTCCCCGCTCAGCtgatcctcctcctccccctcctcctcctccagcctTCTCCTCCTCATCACTACTCGGAGGAGGTCTGAGTGAACTGGACCATCTGCTGCAGGAGCTGAACGCCACGCAGTTCAACATCACAg ATGAGATCCTGGCCCAGTTTCCCACTTCTAAAGATGACAAGATAAAAGATAAGGACTACACCGTTTCCAA CTCTGCAAAACCTTCAGCGACATCCGCCACGCTGGAGTTGGACAAACTGATGGCGTCTCTCTCCGACTTCCGTGTTCAAAGCACA CCGGCTGTGGCCGTCAGTCCAGTGATTacgacaacaacagcaacaacggCAGCAATAAcaccgcagcagcagcagccggtcTCTCCACAagcttcatcgggcggctcgtTGGACAGCATGCTGGGGCTCCTCCAATCAGACTTGAGCCGACAAGGGGTTCAAACATCCTCCAAAGGAAACTGTTCAGCCTGTCAGAAACCGGTCGTGGGACAG GTGGTGACGGCCCTGGGCAAGGTGTGGCACCCCGAGCACTTCGTGTGCACAGAATGCGAGACAGAGTTGGGCAGCCGCAACTTCTTCGAGAAGGACGGGCGGCCGTACTGCGAGTCCGACTACTTCGCGCTCTTTTCCCCTCACTGCGCGCACTGCAACAAGCCCATACTAAAT AAAATGGTGACTGCCTTGGACAAGAACTGGCACCCTGAGTGTTTCTGCTGCGTCAAGTGCGGCCGCACGTTTGGCGAGGAAG GCTTCCACGACCGCGAGGGCCAGCAGTACTGCCAGCAGTGCTTCCTGACTTTGTTCGCCTCTCGCTGTCAAGGCTGCAGCCAGCCCATCCTGGAAAACTACATCTCAGCCCTCAACTCTCTGTGGCACCCACAGTGTTTCGTATGCAGG GAGTGTTACAGCCCCTTCGTCAACGGCAGCTTCTTCGAGCACGAGGGCAAGCCGCTGTGTGAGGCCCACTACCATCAGTCGCGGGGCAGCGTGTGCCAGGCGTGCCAGCAGCCCATCCTGGGTCGCTGCGTCACCGCCATGGGAGCCAAGTTCCACCCCCACCACCTGGTGTGCCACTTCTGCCTGAAGCCGTTGAGCAAAGGCTGCTTCAAGGAGCAGGAGAACAAGCCCTACTGCCACCCGTGCTTCATCAAGCTCTTCGGCTGA
- the LOC133469785 gene encoding transforming growth factor beta-1-induced transcript 1 protein-like isoform X4, with protein MRSYCSQTIAPVRITHTHTRAHAHAHTGSKLGCSTMEDLDALLADLENTGSPLARCPVLLTSDPPIHADPAKQNPAEARPPPPAYTPQQTVSAAMKTSQNSNPDKLYSTVCKSRSPRSADPPPPPPPPPAFSSSSLLGGGLSELDHLLQELNATQFNITDEILAQFPTSKDDKIKDKDYTVSNSAKPSATSATLELDKLMASLSDFRVQSTPAVAVSPVITTTTATTAAITPQQQQPVSPQASSGGSLDSMLGLLQSDLSRQGVQTSSKGNCSACQKPVVGQVVTALGKVWHPEHFVCTECETELGSRNFFEKDGRPYCESDYFALFSPHCAHCNKPILNKMVTALDKNWHPECFCCVKCGRTFGEEGFHDREGQQYCQQCFLTLFASRCQGCSQPILENYISALNSLWHPQCFVCRECYSPFVNGSFFEHEGKPLCEAHYHQSRGSVCQACQQPILGRCVTAMGAKFHPHHLVCHFCLKPLSKGCFKEQENKPYCHPCFIKLFG; from the exons ATGAGAAGTTATTGCAGCCAGACAATAGCGCCAGTccgtattacacacacacacacgcgcgcacacgcgcacgcacacacaggatCCAAGCTGGGGTGTTCCACCATGGAGGATTTGG ACGCGCTCCTCGCTGATTTGGAGAACACCGGCTCCCCTCTCGCTCGTTGCCCGGTCCTCCTAACATCAGATCCGCCAATACACGCCGATCCGGCCAAGCAGAACCCTGCCGAGGCCCGGCCGCCGCCACCCGCCTACACCCCACAGCAG ACAGTTTCTGCCGCCATGAAGACCTCCCAAAATTCCAACCCAGACAAACTGTACAG CACAGTGTGTAAATCCCGCTCTCCCCGCTCAGCtgatcctcctcctccccctcctcctcctccagcctTCTCCTCCTCATCACTACTCGGAGGAGGTCTGAGTGAACTGGACCATCTGCTGCAGGAGCTGAACGCCACGCAGTTCAACATCACAg ATGAGATCCTGGCCCAGTTTCCCACTTCTAAAGATGACAAGATAAAAGATAAGGACTACACCGTTTCCAA CTCTGCAAAACCTTCAGCGACATCCGCCACGCTGGAGTTGGACAAACTGATGGCGTCTCTCTCCGACTTCCGTGTTCAAAGCACA CCGGCTGTGGCCGTCAGTCCAGTGATTacgacaacaacagcaacaacggCAGCAATAAcaccgcagcagcagcagccggtcTCTCCACAagcttcatcgggcggctcgtTGGACAGCATGCTGGGGCTCCTCCAATCAGACTTGAGCCGACAAGGGGTTCAAACATCCTCCAAAGGAAACTGTTCAGCCTGTCAGAAACCGGTCGTGGGACAG GTGGTGACGGCCCTGGGCAAGGTGTGGCACCCCGAGCACTTCGTGTGCACAGAATGCGAGACAGAGTTGGGCAGCCGCAACTTCTTCGAGAAGGACGGGCGGCCGTACTGCGAGTCCGACTACTTCGCGCTCTTTTCCCCTCACTGCGCGCACTGCAACAAGCCCATACTAAAT AAAATGGTGACTGCCTTGGACAAGAACTGGCACCCTGAGTGTTTCTGCTGCGTCAAGTGCGGCCGCACGTTTGGCGAGGAAG GCTTCCACGACCGCGAGGGCCAGCAGTACTGCCAGCAGTGCTTCCTGACTTTGTTCGCCTCTCGCTGTCAAGGCTGCAGCCAGCCCATCCTGGAAAACTACATCTCAGCCCTCAACTCTCTGTGGCACCCACAGTGTTTCGTATGCAGG GAGTGTTACAGCCCCTTCGTCAACGGCAGCTTCTTCGAGCACGAGGGCAAGCCGCTGTGTGAGGCCCACTACCATCAGTCGCGGGGCAGCGTGTGCCAGGCGTGCCAGCAGCCCATCCTGGGTCGCTGCGTCACCGCCATGGGAGCCAAGTTCCACCCCCACCACCTGGTGTGCCACTTCTGCCTGAAGCCGTTGAGCAAAGGCTGCTTCAAGGAGCAGGAGAACAAGCCCTACTGCCACCCGTGCTTCATCAAGCTCTTCGGCTGA